The genomic window GAGCCACTCACCTTCCAAAACTTCTGCTATTGCTCTGGCCAAAGCATCTTTCCAACCTACCTCTTTTATTAAATCCTGTAAAAGATCAATAATCTTATCGTAATCATTTGCCCTGTCAAAATAGTTATTCGCTATCGATTTAATATCTGTATACTTATCACGATCAACATGTGCCAACACCCTTATATTAGCTTCAGTTTGAATAGTCAAACCATTCTTACTAAAATTAGAAGAGCCCAGCATGGCCATTCGATCACTTGCATAAATTTTTGCATGTAGTTTATCATAAAATCTAATGTGAACCGATTTGTTTTTGATTTTTTGAATGAGGTTGATTACACTTCCTCCAGAAAGAATTGACAAGCCCTCTTTTAACCAATATTCCCTTATCTCTTTTTCAAGTGGCCAAACGTGATAACGTTTTCTTCCTAACGGATTCGGCTCAAAGCCAAGTACAATTTTGATGTCTTTTAAATTCTCAAGTTTCTTATTTCCGAAGGTATCGATAAGATGGGAAAGCGATGTAAAACCTGTTAAAATAGTCAACTCCTTAGAAGATTCTATATCGCCTTGCAGAGTTTCTTGAACAGTTCTGTTATACGTTTTTAAGTTAAGTGGGAAATGTTCTTGCTTAGGCCAAGACTCTGGCGGTGCGATTTGCTCGTTACCAAAATCTAGAATATATTGTCCAGTATGTTGATTTTCAATCATATCAGCCTAATTTACAACAAACTGATAAAAAATCTAGAGTGTTAAAGCTTTTTGAAATATTTCTAATTCGCTTCTATATGTTTTCAAGATGTATTAAAACGAATTAAAGCATTTTCAAGATGGATTAAATTATTTTAATCAAAATTAAATTTGCAAATTTTTAATGTGCTTAAAATTACTGTACGTAATTATTTTTTCTGTATATAGTTTATAACATATCTGCCAAGTTGGCATTATTCACCAAAATTACTTTGACATAAATAGCTGATATTGAATTTGGCAGCATTATTGACACTGAAATTCTTAAAATATTAGGAATATGGCAACAAACAAACAAGAATACCTGCAAAACGTACTAGAGACACATCGAATGACACACGTTCAGAATCTAGTGGACAAATTCAAGACCAAAAGAAATGAAGTAAAAGAAGCTTTAGAATCTCACTATGGTTCTAATATATACAACCCTTTTAATTCAGGTTCATTCAAAAAGCATACTGCAATAAATACAAAATTTGATTTAGATGTAGTTGTACCTTTTAAAAAAGATTCATTCGAGACACTCGATAAAATGTTTGATAGCCTTTATGATTTCCTTTATGATGAATACGGTGAAGTTGCCCAAATAAGAAAACAAAAAGTATCAATCGGGATAATTTTTGATGAAGATGACGATGGAGATGTAATTAGCTTAGATATTGTTCCGGGGAGAGAACTTAATCAAGACCAATATTCAGAAGACAACAAGTTAAATCTTTTTGTTTTCAGCAAATATGGGATTTTCTCAAGCAGCACTTATATACAAACTAACATCCAAGCGCAAATTGACCATATAAAAGCTAAAGAAAACGAAAGAAAAATTATCCGTTTATTAAAAATATGGAATAATAACGATGGTAAAGAATATAAATCCTTTTTATTAGAACTTATTACGATAAAAGCCTTTGACAAGGAAAGTATTTCGGGTAATCTTTGGGAAAAATTGGAGAAAGTGATGGAGTATATTAAGGATAAAGTTGCAGAAGATGGATTTAAATTAATTGACCCAGGAAACAGCAACAATGATTTAATGGACACCTTGGAAAGTTGGGAAAAAACCAATTTATCAAACAGAATGGAAAGGATGCTTGAAAGGATTAATAGCAATAGCGATAATATCAAAAGTTATTTTCCAACAAATAAAGATTTTGAAGATGATGACAAATCATCAAGTAGTAGCGGTTACGGAATAAAAACTGGGGGATCAGCCTATTCTACACCACCAAAAAATGAACGTTTCGGATAAATGGGGTTTTTAGATGATGTTACAAAACTTATTAGCGATATTCCATTTGTTGAAAAAGCCTATGATTTTGTAGAGGAAGATTTACTAATAAAGGGAAAGGTTAAAATATCTCTCAAAGAATTATCAACCCCTTTAGAATTCGTAGTAGAGGTATTCAAATGCTACCCTCTAAAAAATTATGATTCAGATTCCATAAAGTTTAAAAACTTGAGTCTATTGGAGTATAGACACGTAATGGGAGATGGCGCTATATGTATTCACACATCGCATCACACAAATTTAAAATCAAAGCTAAATTATGATTTCCATTCTTTGAAGAATTGGATAGTTAAATACTTCATCAATAATGACCTAGATGACCATTACGAACATATTATAGTTGATGAAAAATTAATAAACAATCAGTATCGCTCATTTCTGTTTACAGATACTGGGCATAGCTTTGAAAAAGGAGAATTTGGAGATGTAACAATTACCGCACTTCAACCCGGAGGGTTTAGAGGCGATTCCATTTCAAACCATATAGTTCAAAGCTTTATTAGAAGAAGTGGTGAACAATTAGATTGCCAATGGAGCAATCTTTATAAGAATATGGGTATTTCATATTACGGAGCCTATTTGTTTATAGAAACACCTCCCGCTACCTATGGTAAGTTCATTTTTACTAAATGGTTAGATTTACAAGACCACCTTCCTGAAGCATTTTTAAATTTTCTACTCGAATTTCAAAAAAAATTCATCAAAGAAAGAGGGAAATTGTTCCCTGTTTTTTTTGGGTATAAAATTGATGAAGTCAATATACATTGGCAAGTTGCTTTATTGGAAATAGGTGATTTTCCGATTTTAGGTTATCAATTACCAAACGAAGAATGGATAACAACCTCAAGATACGAATTAGATATAAATTGGGGTATCACTAGAAATTCTTCATATAAGTATTTTTTCGGGAGAGGTTCTTTTTCACAAAACTTTACTGAAAAGAAAATACTGATTATCGGAGTTGGTGCATTAGGAAGTATGGTTGCTAAAATACTAGCAAGATGCGGTTGTAAATTCATTGATATTGCAGATTATGACATTAAGGAACCAGAAAATGTATGTCGGTCAGAATATCAGTTTAATACTGGATTGATGGATAAAACCGAAGAACTTAAAATTATTCTAGGTACGATTTCTCCATTTGTTGAAACCAGCATAGTTGAGAAGGACTATTTTCAAGGTATCATAAAGCTATATCACAAAGAAAAAGGAGCAAAAAGCAGTTTTGAAAAAGGCTTAAATCAATACGGTTTAGTTTTTGATTGCACAACAGACAATGACCTCATGTACATTCTTGATTCGCTCGATATAAAATGTGATTTAATAAACCTTTCTATTACAAACTTTGCAAAAGAATTGATTTGCGCCTTTAACCCCAATATCTACAATTTTGTAATGAATCAGTTTATGAATGTTTTAGAAAATGACACATCTGATTTATATAATCCGACTGGTTGTTGGAATCCAACTTTCAAGGCATCCTATAATGACATATCATTGTTAGTTCATCTGGCGATAAAACATATTCATCATTTGTATGAAACTGGCTTGAGAAAAAACAACTTTATTATTGAAAGTGATTCTTCCAACTTAAAAATAGTAGAGTATTGAAGCTGTACAATAAGCATAGAAAAGTAGAACTAATAATAGACCAAGAGTTGCTCGAAAAAATTGGTAAGACGGGAATAGATCATTTTCCGAATGAATTTGGAGGATTTTTGATTGGTAAATATTCAGATGATTACAAAACATTATTTATAACCGATTATATTCTCCCCAAAAGCTATAAAGGCAGTAGGTATTTATTTGAAAGAAGTTCTAAAGGAATGAAGTCTTTTTTTTCTAAATTATTCAAAAAGAAAAAAGAATTTTATGTTGGTGAATGGCACACCCACCCGAATGGAAGTACTGGCTTTAGTGATATCGATTTAAACGCAATGATTAACATCGAAGCATCTCCAAGTGTTAATATTAAGAACCCTGTTTTACTCATTTTGAGTATTTCAGAAAAGCAACTTAACCAAGCAACTTTTTACATTTACGATAACAAAAAATTAATACCTTATGAGTAAAATAGATATAAAATTACTATTCGCTGGGCTTCAAAAACAAATGATTGCCCAACTAAATACAAATAGAGAGTTTATTACCCACCCTGGCTCCAAAGGAGACTCATTAGAAAATGCTTGGATTGAATGGCTTAGAACATATTTGCCAAATAGATATAATGTGGATAAGGCAATTGTAATAGATTCAGAGGGCAGTACTAGCCATCAAATGGATATAGTAATTTATGATAACTGGTACACTCCCTTCATTTTTACTCAAAACGGGTTTCATTACATACCTGCGGAAGGAGTTTATGCCGTTTTTGAAGTAAAGCCAGATATTAAAGGGAATGTTGATGACAAAAATTATATTGAGTACTCGGCTGAAAAAATTGAAAGCGTAAGGGTTCTTAAAAGAAAAGCAGCAGGCTTTATTAACGGTGGAATTCCTAGACCAGCGAGACCATTAACCAAAATTATTGGGGGTATTCTTTGCAGTACGAATACTTATACTAGGAATAACAACAGTACAATTAAAGGACACATTCAAAATCAAACTAAGCTGAAAACGATAGATTTGGGGTGTATTGCAGATTACGGAAGTTTTTATGTCGATTACGACCCAAACGATGAAATAATTGATGCTGGTCATAAAGCTTACTTAGAATTTTATAACAATAGAACATTCAAAAGCATAAAGTTTAGCAAGGCTGATAATTCAATGGTTACATTCTTTTTTCAATTAACAAGGTATTTACAACAAGCAATAGGCACTATACCAGCAATCAATCTGAAAGAATACCTCGACAATATTGGGGAAAAATTAGATGAAGAAATTTAAATAGTATTTAAACTTCCATTTTATTTAATCTCAGCAACACCTTTACGCAAAATAATTTTCGTCTAATGAGCTAGCGTTTCTTCTTAGGGTATTCTTTTGGTACAAGTTATAAGCCGTAAAGCCAACTAACGCTAGCCCAATGATTATAATCCCATATTTTAAAAACTTGTTTTCCTGCTTCAATTGCCTCACATTGGAAAGCTCAACCATATTTATGTCCTGTGGAGACAAAATTTCAATATCATATAGATCAGTATCAATCATTTGTGCAAATTTTATAGTGTTCGTTATCAACTTTATAATAGTGAACTGTATGTAGCGCATAACAGTTCTTCTCTATTGTTTCATTGTAGTGGATATGTGTAAAGAGAGAAAAATTTACCCCAATACCTCTGAGGTATTCCTTGTGCACTGTAACTTCTTTTTCACCTTTTAACAATCCTAATAGTGCATAATATTGCTTCTCTATCGGTTTAAACAATTTGGCCAGTTCTTTTCGCTTGGCGTTATTTCTTTTGTTGTGATGCGCCGTCCTGCAATCGCCATTATGAAATATCTGATTAGATCGTTTTGGTATAAACTCTAATCCACAATGAGGGCAAATCCGATTTTCAATTTCGTTTTTCATAGTAATTCGCTCAAATAATATTTACAAATATAGCTTTTTTAAAATTTTAAAATGTACATTTGTGTAAATTTTAATTTTATGAACGATCAATTCTATATCAAATTCGGAGAATCCTTCTACGAAAAATACATTCTGCCCAAGGATCTGGGCCTTAAGTCTCGACAGGTTTCCTATTGGAGAGAAAATAAAGTCATTCCCTATTTCTTTGAGACACATCAAAAACATGGTCGGATGAACATACCTGAAGCCATTTGGATGATGATACTGAAGGAACTCAGCGACATTGGCATCAGTACTGAAAAATTGAAAATCCTATCCTATCAGGTATGGAATGTTCCAAAGAAGAACAAGTATGCCGACCAGGTCATCTTAAAGTATATTCATTCAAAAAAACCTCTGGTGTCAGAAACGGGAAAATCCAGTCTAAAAGATACCCTGTCAAATGAAATGGTCATGGACACCCTTAGGGAAGAAATAAACCAATATACCGATATGCTAAAGTCGTGCATAGCCAACGTAAGCCAACCACATGGTATGGTTTACAGTCCGTTGACGAATGAACATTCATTTTTGGTAAACAACGATATTCTACTAAAAAAACTTGGGAGTCTATCTTTTGATTACCCCCTGATTTCCATCCCTATATTGGGCAAACTGTCTAAGATCATAAGTATCGATCTCAATATAAAACACAAGAAACTGAAATACCTGAATGACCTCGAAAACCAGATCAGAGAAATTGTACTTTTCAAAAAACCAAGAATAGTGGAGATTGCTTTTGATGATGGACACATCAAACCTAGAACCATTACCGAAAAGCACGTGAAGCAGGACGAACTGGCCGACTTCCTTTTAAAAAATAAAATTCCTAAAGGATCAAAGCTTTTAATTGACCCTAGAAGCCAAGACAATTATAAATTAACTTTAATTACAAAATAGAATGAAAACCTATGTAGAACCCATTCAGTCCCTGAAAAAACAGCCTGATTTAATCCTATCTCGTTATGGGCCGAAAATCAAGTCAGGAACTTCAACAGAAACAATTACTTGACAATAATGAACTCGAAGACTACCTAACTAAAGAATTCATTGATTTAAACGAAGCACAAAAAAATGAATTAGCCTTGAGTATATACCAATTCACAAAACTCATTTTTGATTCAGCTAAATAACTTTTATATGAGCAGAAAGAACGAAGTAACAATTTCAGACTTTAAAGGAGCTATTGTATGGTCATACACACGCGTGTCCTCAAAAGAGCAATTTTTAAAAAACGGAAGTATTGAGACCCAAGTCAAACGGCTCAAAGAATGTGCTTCTGACAACGGTTTAATTATTACCAAGGAATTCGATGCTGAGTACGAAAGTTCGAGGCGAATCAATACCCAAAAGACTTTGAACGAGTTGTTGAATGCTATTAAAACCACTCCTAAAGCACAAAGGCCCCAGATCATACTTATTTGGTCTCCCAGTCGGTTTGGACGTGCCGGATCGGAACATATTGAACTGTTCGTCAGTCTTAGACGTAAGTACAATGTGTATCTGTATTCTGTGAGTACTGGCCATAATACGTTTACTGAGCG from Winogradskyella sp. MH6 includes these protein-coding regions:
- a CDS encoding nucleotidyltransferase, with protein sequence MATNKQEYLQNVLETHRMTHVQNLVDKFKTKRNEVKEALESHYGSNIYNPFNSGSFKKHTAINTKFDLDVVVPFKKDSFETLDKMFDSLYDFLYDEYGEVAQIRKQKVSIGIIFDEDDDGDVISLDIVPGRELNQDQYSEDNKLNLFVFSKYGIFSSSTYIQTNIQAQIDHIKAKENERKIIRLLKIWNNNDGKEYKSFLLELITIKAFDKESISGNLWEKLEKVMEYIKDKVAEDGFKLIDPGNSNNDLMDTLESWEKTNLSNRMERMLERINSNSDNIKSYFPTNKDFEDDDKSSSSSGYGIKTGGSAYSTPPKNERFG
- a CDS encoding ThiF family adenylyltransferase; translation: MGFLDDVTKLISDIPFVEKAYDFVEEDLLIKGKVKISLKELSTPLEFVVEVFKCYPLKNYDSDSIKFKNLSLLEYRHVMGDGAICIHTSHHTNLKSKLNYDFHSLKNWIVKYFINNDLDDHYEHIIVDEKLINNQYRSFLFTDTGHSFEKGEFGDVTITALQPGGFRGDSISNHIVQSFIRRSGEQLDCQWSNLYKNMGISYYGAYLFIETPPATYGKFIFTKWLDLQDHLPEAFLNFLLEFQKKFIKERGKLFPVFFGYKIDEVNIHWQVALLEIGDFPILGYQLPNEEWITTSRYELDINWGITRNSSYKYFFGRGSFSQNFTEKKILIIGVGALGSMVAKILARCGCKFIDIADYDIKEPENVCRSEYQFNTGLMDKTEELKIILGTISPFVETSIVEKDYFQGIIKLYHKEKGAKSSFEKGLNQYGLVFDCTTDNDLMYILDSLDIKCDLINLSITNFAKELICAFNPNIYNFVMNQFMNVLENDTSDLYNPTGCWNPTFKASYNDISLLVHLAIKHIHHLYETGLRKNNFIIESDSSNLKIVEY
- a CDS encoding Mov34/MPN/PAD-1 family protein; translated protein: MKLYNKHRKVELIIDQELLEKIGKTGIDHFPNEFGGFLIGKYSDDYKTLFITDYILPKSYKGSRYLFERSSKGMKSFFSKLFKKKKEFYVGEWHTHPNGSTGFSDIDLNAMINIEASPSVNIKNPVLLILSISEKQLNQATFYIYDNKKLIPYE
- a CDS encoding DUF6602 domain-containing protein is translated as MSKIDIKLLFAGLQKQMIAQLNTNREFITHPGSKGDSLENAWIEWLRTYLPNRYNVDKAIVIDSEGSTSHQMDIVIYDNWYTPFIFTQNGFHYIPAEGVYAVFEVKPDIKGNVDDKNYIEYSAEKIESVRVLKRKAAGFINGGIPRPARPLTKIIGGILCSTNTYTRNNNSTIKGHIQNQTKLKTIDLGCIADYGSFYVDYDPNDEIIDAGHKAYLEFYNNRTFKSIKFSKADNSMVTFFFQLTRYLQQAIGTIPAINLKEYLDNIGEKLDEEI